In the Malaya genurostris strain Urasoe2022 chromosome 1, Malgen_1.1, whole genome shotgun sequence genome, one interval contains:
- the LOC131427792 gene encoding histone H4, producing MTGRGKGGKGLGKGGAKRHRKVLRDNIQGITKPAIRRLARRGGVKRISGLIYEETRGVLKVFLENVIRDAVTYTEHAKRKTVTAMDVVYALKRQGRTLYGFGG from the coding sequence ATGACTGGTCGCGGCAAAGGAGGAAAGGGACTCGGAAAAGGAGGCGCCAAGCGTCATCGTAAAGTGCTTCGTGATAACATCCAGGGAATTACCAAGCCCGCTATCCGTCGTCTGGCTCGTCGTGGTGGTGTCAAGCGTATCTCCGGTCTGATCTATGAGGAAACTCGTGGAGTGCTGAAGGTGTTCCTGGAAAATGTGATCCGAGATGCAGTAACCTACACTGAACACGCCAAGCGCAAGACCGTCACCGCCATGGATGTCGTGTATGCTCTGAAGCGACAGGGTCGCACTCTGTATGGTTTCGGAGGTTAA
- the LOC131427802 gene encoding histone H1B-like, translated as MAETAVDVSAAAPVAASPAKAPKKAKAAKGEAKKPKKPSTHPPVNDMVVAAIKTLKERNGSSLQAIKKYIAANYKCDVAKLAPFIKKALKSGVEKGKLTQTKGSGASGSFKIKAGAKQPAGEKKPKKAAAKKPKKAAGEKKKVAKKPAGEKKPKAKKPAGEKKPKAAAAKKAKAAPAKAAKKAAAPKQKATKPSKAAANKPKTPKPKKAAPAKKAAPKKVAAKK; from the coding sequence ATGGCTGAAACCGCTGTTGACGTATCGGCCGCAGCTCCGGTTGCTGCTTCACCGGCCAAGGCACCGAAGAAAGCCAAAGCCGCCAAGGGAGAAGCCAAAAAACCGAAGAAGCCATCGACACATCCACCAGTCAATGACATGGTAGTGGCTGCCATCAAGACGCTGAAGGAACGCAACGGATCTTCGCTGCAGGCCATCAAGAAGTACATCGCCGCCAACTACAAGTGCGACGTCGCCAAGCTGGCCCCGTTCATCAAGAAGGCCCTGAAATCTGGCGTCGAGAAGGGAAAGCTCACCCAGACCAAGGGTTCCGGTGCATCCGGCTCGTTCAAAATCAAAGCCGGTGCCAAGCAACCGGCTGGCGAGAAGAAGCCGAAGAAGGCTGCTGCCAAAAAACCGAAGAAGGCTGCCGGAGAGAAGAAAAAGGTTGCCAAGAAACCCGCTGGCGAGAAGAAACCGAAGGCCAAAAAGCCTGCAGGTGAGAAAAAGCCGAAAGCCGCCGCTGCAAAGAAGGCTAAGGCAGCACCAGCCAAGGCCGCCAAGAAGGCTGCTGCACCGAAGCAGAAGGCCACCAAGCCATCGAAAGCCGCTGCCAACAAGCCCAAGACCCCGAAGCCAAAGAAGGCCGCGCCAGCCAAAAAAGCTGCCCCGAAGAAGGTGGCTGCCAAGAAGTAA